In Nocardia asteroides, a single genomic region encodes these proteins:
- a CDS encoding MFS transporter, whose translation MSVGSAAGDPGYAPSNLRRVVAASMAGTVVEWYEFFLYGTAATLVFSKVFFPAGTSELDAILAAFVTYAVGFVARPLGGIVFGHFGDKYGRKKLLQFSLVLVGAATFLMGCLPTFGQIGYWAPALLVLLRFLQGFAVGGEWGGAVLLVAEHSPNRERGFWASWPQAGVPAGNLLATVVLLTLTSTLSDAAFLSWGWRVAFWLSAVVVLVGYYIRTKVTDAPIFLEAQQEAEELKSTSFSAVEVLKRYPRGVFTAMGLRFGENIMYYLVVTFTITYLKVQVGMDTSDILWWLLIAHAVHFAVIPLVGRASDRVGRRPVYLAGAILGGTWGFFAFPMMNSAHHVVVLLAIVIGLVFHALMYAAQPAIMAEMFPTRMRYSGVSLGYQVTSIVAGSLAPIIAVRLLDTFDSSVPIAVYLAVACAITAVAVLVARETKGADLAQIDAADAAQLAGEAKAAAVAAR comes from the coding sequence ATGAGCGTAGGCAGCGCGGCCGGCGATCCCGGCTACGCACCGAGCAACCTCCGCCGGGTGGTGGCCGCCTCGATGGCGGGCACCGTCGTCGAGTGGTACGAGTTCTTCCTCTACGGCACCGCCGCGACGCTGGTGTTCAGCAAGGTGTTCTTCCCGGCGGGCACCAGCGAGCTGGACGCCATCCTGGCCGCCTTCGTCACCTACGCGGTCGGCTTCGTGGCGCGCCCGCTCGGCGGCATCGTGTTCGGCCACTTCGGCGACAAGTACGGCCGCAAGAAGCTGCTGCAGTTCAGCCTGGTCCTGGTCGGCGCGGCCACCTTCCTGATGGGCTGCCTGCCGACCTTCGGCCAGATCGGGTACTGGGCACCGGCGCTGCTGGTGCTGCTCCGCTTCCTGCAGGGCTTCGCGGTCGGCGGCGAGTGGGGTGGCGCGGTGCTGCTGGTCGCCGAGCACAGCCCGAACCGGGAGCGCGGCTTCTGGGCCAGCTGGCCGCAGGCGGGCGTGCCCGCGGGCAACCTGCTGGCGACCGTGGTGCTGCTCACCCTGACCAGCACGCTCTCCGACGCCGCCTTCCTCTCCTGGGGCTGGCGCGTGGCGTTCTGGCTCTCCGCGGTGGTGGTGCTGGTCGGGTACTACATCCGCACCAAGGTCACCGACGCGCCGATCTTCCTGGAGGCGCAGCAGGAGGCCGAGGAGCTGAAGAGCACCTCGTTCAGCGCGGTCGAGGTGCTCAAGCGGTACCCGCGCGGCGTCTTCACCGCGATGGGGCTGCGGTTCGGCGAGAACATCATGTACTACCTGGTGGTCACCTTCACGATCACCTACCTCAAGGTGCAGGTCGGCATGGACACCTCCGACATCCTGTGGTGGCTGCTGATCGCGCACGCCGTGCACTTCGCGGTGATCCCGCTGGTCGGGCGGGCCAGCGACCGGGTCGGCAGGCGGCCGGTGTACCTGGCGGGCGCGATCCTGGGCGGGACGTGGGGCTTCTTCGCCTTCCCGATGATGAACAGCGCGCACCACGTCGTGGTGCTGCTCGCCATCGTGATCGGGCTGGTGTTCCACGCGCTCATGTACGCGGCGCAGCCCGCGATCATGGCGGAGATGTTCCCGACCCGGATGCGCTACTCCGGCGTCTCGCTCGGCTACCAGGTGACCTCGATCGTCGCCGGCTCGCTGGCGCCGATCATCGCGGTCCGGCTGCTCGACACCTTCGACTCCTCGGTGCCGATCGCCGTGTACCTGGCCGTGGCCTGCGCCATCACCGCCGTCGCGGTGCTGGTGGCGCGCGAGACCAAGGGCGCCGACCTGGCGCAGATCGACGCCGCCGACGCCGCGCAGCTGGCGGGCGAGGCGAAGGCCGCGGCGGTGGCCGCCCGATGA
- the cobM gene encoding precorrin-4 C(11)-methyltransferase — protein sequence MTVHFIGAGPGAADLLTVRAVELLRSSPVCLYPGTYLDPAVLAHCAPDAELVDTQRLDLDAIVATMSAAHGRGSDVARLCSGDPSVYSALTEQARRLDRLGIPWDVTPGVPAYAAAAAALGAELTVPELAQSVVLTRAQARSTAMPEKERLQSFAATGATLALHLAITRTRELAAELATEYGPDCPAAVVYRASQPDQLILRGTLTDIATRVEEAGLRQAAVILVGRALAPAVECVQSHLYDPARTRL from the coding sequence ATGACAGTCCACTTCATCGGCGCGGGCCCGGGGGCGGCGGATCTGCTGACGGTGCGGGCGGTGGAGCTGCTGCGCAGCAGCCCGGTCTGCCTGTACCCGGGCACGTACCTGGACCCGGCGGTGCTCGCGCACTGCGCGCCGGACGCCGAGCTGGTGGACACGCAGCGCCTGGATCTGGACGCGATCGTGGCGACGATGAGCGCGGCGCACGGCAGGGGCAGTGATGTGGCGCGGCTGTGCTCGGGCGACCCGTCGGTGTACTCCGCGCTGACCGAGCAGGCGCGCAGGCTGGACCGGCTGGGGATCCCGTGGGACGTGACCCCCGGCGTCCCGGCCTACGCGGCGGCCGCGGCGGCGCTCGGCGCCGAGCTGACCGTGCCGGAGCTCGCGCAGTCGGTGGTGCTCACCCGCGCCCAGGCGCGCTCGACGGCGATGCCGGAGAAGGAACGGCTCCAGAGCTTCGCCGCGACCGGGGCGACGCTCGCACTGCACCTCGCGATCACCAGAACGCGGGAGCTGGCGGCCGAGCTGGCGACGGAGTACGGCCCGGACTGCCCGGCCGCGGTGGTCTACCGGGCCAGCCAGCCGGACCAGCTGATCCTGCGCGGCACCCTGACCGATATCGCCACTCGGGTCGAGGAGGCCGGGCTGCGGCAGGCGGCGGTGATCCTGGTCGGCCGGGCGCTGGCACCGGCGGTCGAGTGCGTGCAGTCACACCTCTACGACCCGGCCCGCACCCGGCTGTGA
- a CDS encoding MaoC family dehydratase yields MSAPRRITQRGLWFEEFEIGVIYEHRPGRTVTEADNVLFTTLTMNTQALHLDAAFADAQPPFNQRLVNSMFTLSTLIGLSIAQLTQGTLVGNLGFSEIAFPKPVFHGDTLYAETVVTEKRLSKSRPGEGIVTLAHTGYNQHGDVVVTAVRKTLVRTKETAA; encoded by the coding sequence GTGAGCGCGCCGCGGCGGATCACCCAGCGCGGGCTCTGGTTCGAGGAGTTCGAGATCGGCGTGATCTACGAGCACCGGCCGGGGCGCACCGTCACCGAGGCGGACAACGTGCTGTTCACCACGCTCACCATGAACACCCAGGCGCTGCACCTCGACGCCGCCTTCGCCGACGCGCAGCCGCCGTTCAACCAGCGGCTGGTGAACTCGATGTTCACCCTCTCCACGCTGATCGGGCTCTCCATCGCGCAGCTGACCCAGGGCACCCTGGTCGGCAATCTCGGTTTCTCCGAGATCGCCTTCCCGAAGCCGGTCTTCCACGGCGACACGCTCTACGCCGAGACCGTGGTCACCGAGAAGCGGCTCTCGAAGAGCAGGCCGGGCGAGGGCATCGTGACCCTCGCGCACACCGGCTACAACCAGCACGGCGACGTGGTCGTCACGGCCGTGCGGAAGACCCTCGTTCGCACCAAGGAGACAGCGGCATGA
- a CDS encoding LysR family transcriptional regulator, translated as MNPARGRPSADDLLVLLAVGRSGRFVSAAEELGLNHTTVSRRIAALEHDLGGRVLNRVAGGWELTDLGRAALGAAEAVDAAVRTLNRGGADRVLEGVVRISSTDGFSGYLAAPAVAEVRRRHPGISVELVTATRRASVQRSGLDLEVVVGQPQVHRAEALRLGEYCLRLYGSRGYLAEFGRPGTVDDLARYPLVYFIDSMLQVDDLDLAPAVVPSMRESVSSTNVFVHVEATRAGAGLGLLPCFMADRHPDLERVLAAEVVVRLSYWLVARHETLRRPEVAAVVAAIRARVEHSRDELLGNLGDRS; from the coding sequence ATGAATCCGGCTCGGGGGCGGCCGAGCGCCGACGATCTGCTGGTGCTGCTCGCCGTCGGCCGCAGCGGCCGCTTCGTCTCCGCCGCCGAGGAACTCGGGCTCAACCACACCACCGTCTCGCGCCGGATCGCCGCGCTGGAGCACGACCTCGGCGGCCGGGTGCTGAACCGGGTCGCCGGTGGCTGGGAACTCACCGACCTGGGCCGGGCGGCGCTCGGCGCCGCCGAGGCGGTGGACGCGGCGGTGCGCACGCTGAACCGCGGCGGCGCGGACCGGGTGCTGGAGGGCGTCGTCCGGATCTCATCGACCGACGGGTTCAGCGGCTACCTCGCCGCCCCCGCCGTCGCCGAGGTGCGGCGCAGGCACCCGGGCATCTCGGTGGAGCTGGTCACCGCGACCCGCCGCGCCTCGGTGCAGCGCTCCGGGCTCGACCTCGAGGTGGTGGTCGGGCAGCCGCAGGTGCACCGGGCCGAGGCGCTGCGACTCGGCGAGTACTGCCTGCGGCTCTACGGCTCGCGCGGGTACCTGGCCGAGTTCGGCCGCCCCGGCACCGTCGACGACCTCGCGCGCTACCCGCTCGTCTACTTCATCGACTCCATGCTGCAGGTGGACGACCTCGACCTGGCGCCCGCCGTCGTCCCCTCCATGCGCGAATCGGTGAGCTCGACCAATGTCTTCGTGCACGTCGAGGCGACGCGGGCGGGTGCCGGGCTCGGGCTGCTGCCCTGCTTCATGGCCGACCGCCACCCCGACCTGGAGCGGGTGCTCGCCGCCGAGGTCGTGGTGCGGCTCTCGTACTGGCTGGTCGCGCGGCACGAGACGCTGCGCAGGCCGGAGGTCGCCGCGGTGGTCGCCGCCATCCGCGCCCGGGTGGAACACAGCCGCGACGAGTTGCTGGGAAATCTCGGCGACCGTTCCTAG
- a CDS encoding TetR/AcrR family transcriptional regulator, whose translation MVTVEPAVPTRREQLKQQRRSDLLRAGGRLIADRGFAGVRLDDLGAAVGISGPAVYRHFASKEALLIELLTEVSERLLAGGRAVAGGGAEPGAALAALVDFHLDFALGEPELIRIQDRDLDAVPPGPRREIRRAQRRYVEVWVGVLCALRPGLGEENARVQAHAAFGLLNSTPHSASRATAARARPVLRRMALTALGG comes from the coding sequence GTGGTGACCGTCGAGCCCGCGGTGCCGACCCGGCGCGAGCAGCTCAAGCAGCAGCGGCGCAGCGATCTGCTGCGGGCCGGGGGGCGGCTGATCGCGGATCGTGGCTTCGCCGGGGTCCGGCTGGACGATCTCGGCGCCGCGGTCGGGATCAGCGGGCCCGCGGTGTACCGGCACTTCGCCTCCAAGGAGGCGCTGCTGATCGAGCTGCTCACCGAGGTCTCCGAGCGGCTGCTCGCCGGTGGCCGCGCGGTGGCGGGCGGTGGCGCCGAGCCGGGCGCCGCGCTGGCCGCGCTGGTCGACTTCCACCTCGACTTCGCGCTGGGCGAGCCGGAGCTCATCCGGATCCAGGACCGCGACCTGGACGCCGTCCCGCCCGGGCCGCGCCGGGAGATCCGGCGTGCCCAGCGGCGCTACGTCGAGGTCTGGGTCGGCGTGCTGTGCGCGCTGCGCCCCGGCCTCGGCGAGGAGAACGCCAGGGTGCAGGCGCACGCCGCCTTCGGGCTCCTGAACTCCACCCCGCACAGCGCGAGCCGGGCCACCGCCGCCCGCGCCCGCCCGGTGCTGCGCCGGATGGCGCTCACCGCGCTCGGCGGGTGA
- a CDS encoding acetyl/propionyl/methylcrotonyl-CoA carboxylase subunit alpha encodes MTSLFDTSAGPAFDTVLVANRGEIAVRVIRTLRALGLRSVAVYSDADADAAHVHAADVAVRLGPAPARESYLAVDLVVAAAVRTGAGAVHPGYGFLSENAAFAAALDAAGIVFLGPPARAIEVMGDKITAKKTVTGFGVPVIPGIAEPGLTDAQLLAAAPEIGFPVLVKPSAGGGGKGMRRVADPAELPAALVSARREAAAAFGDDTLFLERFVTNPRHIEVQVLADAHGAVLHLGERECSLQRRHQKVIEEAPSPLLDAATRERIGAAACATARSVDYRGVGTVEFIVSADRPDEFFFMEMNTRLQVEHPVTEMVTGVDLVECQVRVAAGQPLVVAQGDIALTGHAVEARVYAEDPGRDFLPTGGTVLAVAEPAGVRVDSGLRAGTVVGSDYDPMLAKVIAYADDRGAALAGLDRALGATVVLGLGTNVEFLRFLLADPDVVAGNLDTGLLDRRVGDFAPAQVSDDEVVAAAVADWLAMQPGPGAGPWAQPSGWRLGAPAPVVTRLAADGVTREVRITGTPDAARVRVDDGPELTLTASALPVTGAAGHRAAVTVTGAALHRAALPVTGAAGHRRTPPVTGAAGHRAARAGGTAPGGGAEYAGGPRWTGDAAAVAGVPGVTTLTLTLDGVRHEYLVAAAGGRYWLAGPAGTRTLRRAESTALRGAGAHEGDAEIRSPMPGSVIAIGAEAGTTVAAGDPVVVVEAMKMEHTLTAPVAGTVELLVTPGTQVRLDQVLARITASTIEGLPA; translated from the coding sequence ATGACCTCCCTCTTCGACACCTCCGCCGGCCCGGCCTTCGACACGGTCCTGGTCGCCAACCGGGGCGAGATCGCGGTCCGGGTGATCCGCACGCTGCGCGCGCTCGGGCTGCGCTCGGTGGCGGTGTACAGCGACGCCGACGCGGACGCGGCGCACGTGCACGCGGCCGATGTCGCGGTCCGGCTCGGACCCGCACCCGCCCGGGAGAGCTACCTGGCCGTCGACCTGGTGGTCGCGGCGGCGGTGCGTACCGGCGCCGGTGCGGTGCATCCCGGGTACGGCTTCCTCTCCGAGAACGCGGCCTTCGCGGCGGCGCTGGACGCGGCGGGGATCGTGTTCCTCGGGCCGCCCGCGCGGGCCATCGAGGTGATGGGCGACAAGATCACCGCAAAGAAGACGGTGACGGGGTTCGGCGTCCCGGTGATTCCCGGTATCGCCGAGCCGGGGCTCACCGACGCGCAGCTGCTCGCGGCGGCGCCGGAGATCGGGTTCCCGGTGCTGGTCAAGCCGTCCGCCGGGGGCGGCGGGAAGGGGATGCGGCGGGTCGCGGACCCGGCCGAGCTGCCCGCGGCGCTGGTCAGCGCGCGGCGCGAGGCCGCGGCGGCGTTCGGCGACGACACGCTGTTCCTGGAGCGGTTCGTCACCAATCCCAGGCACATCGAGGTGCAGGTGCTCGCCGACGCGCACGGCGCCGTGCTGCACCTGGGCGAGCGGGAGTGCTCGCTGCAGCGCAGGCACCAGAAGGTGATCGAGGAGGCGCCGTCGCCGCTGCTCGACGCGGCGACCAGGGAGCGGATCGGCGCCGCCGCCTGCGCCACCGCGCGCAGCGTCGACTACCGGGGCGTCGGCACGGTGGAGTTCATCGTCTCGGCGGACCGGCCGGACGAGTTCTTCTTCATGGAGATGAACACCCGGCTGCAGGTGGAGCACCCGGTGACCGAGATGGTGACCGGGGTGGATCTGGTGGAGTGCCAGGTCCGGGTCGCCGCCGGGCAGCCGCTGGTGGTCGCGCAGGGCGATATCGCGCTCACCGGGCACGCCGTTGAGGCGCGGGTGTACGCCGAGGATCCGGGGCGGGACTTCCTGCCGACCGGCGGGACGGTGCTCGCCGTCGCCGAGCCCGCCGGGGTGCGGGTGGACTCCGGGCTGCGCGCCGGGACGGTGGTCGGGAGCGACTACGACCCGATGCTGGCGAAGGTGATCGCCTACGCCGACGATCGGGGTGCGGCGCTGGCCGGGCTGGATCGGGCGCTCGGCGCGACCGTGGTACTCGGCCTGGGGACCAATGTGGAGTTCCTGCGGTTCCTGCTCGCCGATCCGGATGTGGTCGCCGGGAACCTGGACACCGGGCTGCTCGACCGGCGGGTCGGGGATTTCGCGCCCGCGCAGGTCAGCGACGACGAGGTGGTGGCCGCCGCGGTCGCGGATTGGCTGGCCATGCAGCCGGGGCCGGGGGCCGGGCCGTGGGCGCAGCCGTCCGGGTGGCGGTTGGGCGCTCCCGCGCCGGTCGTGACGCGGCTCGCCGCCGACGGGGTCACCCGCGAGGTGCGGATCACCGGGACGCCCGATGCGGCCCGCGTGCGCGTGGACGACGGCCCCGAGCTGACGCTCACCGCGTCGGCGCTCCCGGTAACCGGCGCGGCCGGACACCGCGCGGCGGTCACGGTAACGGGCGCGGCTCTCCACCGCGCGGCGCTCCCGGTAACGGGCGCGGCCGGCCACCGCAGGACGCCCCCGGTAACCGGCGCGGCCGGACACCGCGCGGCGCGCGCCGGCGGCACGGCACCGGGCGGTGGCGCGGAGTACGCCGGCGGGCCGCGGTGGACCGGCGACGCGGCAGCTGTCGCCGGTGTACCGGGGGTCACCACCCTCACCCTGACCCTCGACGGCGTCCGCCACGAGTACCTGGTCGCCGCCGCCGGCGGCCGGTACTGGCTGGCAGGCCCCGCGGGCACCCGGACCCTCCGCCGCGCCGAGAGCACCGCCCTGCGCGGGGCGGGCGCGCACGAGGGCGACGCCGAGATCCGCAGCCCCATGCCGGGTTCGGTGATCGCGATCGGCGCCGAGGCCGGTACCACCGTGGCCGCGGGCGACCCGGTGGTCGTGGTGGAGGCCATGAAGATGGAGCACACGCTCACGGCGCCGGTCGCAGGCACCGTCGAGCTCCTGGTGACGCCGGGCACCCAGGTCCGGCTGGACCAGGTGCTCGCCCGCATCACCGCGTCGACGATCGAAGGACTACCCGCATGA
- a CDS encoding PPOX class F420-dependent oxidoreductase: MTSLSDPQVRDFLAHGTRTGKVAFVAADGRPVVSPIWFIVDGDDVVFNTGRTTAKGKAFTRDPRIALCVDLEQPPYASVQIQGTVTLSDDPAELLRTATEIGGRYMGAERAEEFGKRNGVPGELVVRVHPTKIIAHFDATA, encoded by the coding sequence ATGACCTCACTCAGCGATCCCCAGGTCCGCGACTTCCTCGCGCACGGCACCCGCACCGGCAAGGTCGCCTTCGTCGCCGCCGACGGCCGCCCCGTGGTCTCGCCCATCTGGTTCATCGTCGACGGCGACGACGTCGTCTTCAACACCGGCCGCACTACCGCCAAGGGCAAGGCTTTCACCCGCGACCCCCGCATCGCCCTCTGCGTCGACCTCGAGCAGCCCCCCTACGCCTCGGTCCAGATCCAGGGCACCGTCACCCTCTCCGACGACCCCGCCGAGCTGCTCCGCACCGCCACCGAGATCGGCGGACGCTACATGGGGGCCGAGCGGGCCGAGGAGTTCGGGAAGCGGAACGGGGTTCCCGGAGAGCTGGTCGTCCGGGTGCACCCCACCAAGATCATCGCCCACTTCGACGCCACCGCATAG
- a CDS encoding 3-hydroxybutyrate dehydrogenase, whose protein sequence is MTGLAGKTALVTGGASGIGAACARALAERGARVTVADRDETGAKEVAAEIGGTAWAVDLLDVTALETLELETDILVNNAGVQHVAAIPDFPPERFRQIMTLMVEAPFLLVRAALPHMYRSRGGRIVNISSVHGLRASAYKSAYVTAKHALEGLSKVTALEGGPHGVTSNCVNPGYVRTPLVDRQIADQAAAHGIPEQEVLEKVLLTESAIKRLVEPEEVAALVCWLAAADAGMVTGASYTMDGGWSAR, encoded by the coding sequence ATGACCGGGCTCGCGGGGAAGACCGCGCTGGTCACCGGCGGGGCGAGCGGGATCGGGGCAGCCTGCGCGCGGGCGCTCGCCGAGCGCGGCGCGCGGGTGACGGTGGCGGACCGGGACGAGACCGGGGCGAAGGAGGTGGCCGCCGAGATCGGCGGCACCGCCTGGGCGGTCGACCTGCTCGACGTCACCGCGCTGGAGACGCTGGAGCTGGAGACCGACATCCTGGTCAACAACGCCGGGGTGCAGCACGTCGCGGCCATCCCGGACTTCCCGCCGGAGCGCTTCCGGCAAATCATGACGCTCATGGTGGAGGCGCCGTTCCTGCTGGTCAGGGCGGCCCTGCCGCACATGTACCGCAGCAGGGGCGGGCGGATCGTGAACATCTCGTCGGTGCACGGGCTGCGCGCCTCGGCGTACAAGTCGGCCTATGTGACCGCCAAGCACGCGCTGGAGGGGCTCTCGAAGGTCACGGCGCTGGAGGGCGGGCCGCACGGGGTCACCAGCAACTGCGTGAACCCGGGGTACGTGCGGACACCGCTGGTGGACAGGCAGATCGCGGACCAGGCGGCGGCGCACGGGATTCCGGAGCAGGAGGTGCTGGAGAAGGTGCTGCTCACCGAGAGCGCGATCAAGCGGCTGGTGGAGCCGGAGGAGGTCGCCGCGCTGGTCTGCTGGCTCGCCGCCGCCGACGCCGGGATGGTGACCGGGGCGTCGTACACCATGGACGGCGGCTGGAGCGCGAGGTAG
- a CDS encoding carboxyl transferase domain-containing protein — protein sequence MTGTSELGLDNRAAHGALVGELRERLAAAARGGPEKARRRHLDRGKLLPRDRVDRLLDPGSPFLEIAALAADGMYGGDCPAAGVIAGIGRVSGRECVIVANDATVKGGTYYPMTVKKHLRAQEIALQNQLPCVYLVDSGGAHLPHQDEVFPDREHFGRIFYNQATMSAAGIPQIAAVLGSCTAGGAYVPAMSDEAVIVRNQGTIFLGGPPLVKAATGEVVTAEELGGGELHSRVSGVTDHLAEDDEDALRIVRRIVGTLGPAAEAPWQITRSVAPAAPEDELYDVVPVELRTPYDVREVIHRLVDAEPEAPERSSFGEFKAEYGKTLVTGFARLHGHPVGIVANNGVLFGESAMKGAHFIELCDKRKIPLLFLQNITGFMVGRDYEAGGIAKHGAKMVTAVACARVPKLTVVIGGSYGAGNYSMCGRAYSPRFLWMWPNARISVMGGEQAASVLATVRGDQLDGSGLPWSEADREAFKAPIREQYETQGNPYYSTARLWDDGVIDPADTRTVLGLALAACAQAPLAPVSYGVFRM from the coding sequence ATGACCGGCACATCGGAGCTCGGGCTCGACAACCGGGCGGCGCACGGCGCGCTCGTCGGCGAGCTGCGCGAGCGGCTGGCCGCGGCGGCAAGGGGCGGCCCGGAGAAGGCGCGCCGGCGCCACCTCGACCGGGGCAAGCTGCTCCCCCGCGACCGGGTGGACCGGCTGCTCGACCCGGGCAGCCCGTTCCTGGAGATCGCGGCGCTCGCCGCCGACGGCATGTACGGCGGCGACTGCCCGGCCGCCGGGGTGATCGCGGGGATCGGCCGGGTGTCGGGGCGGGAGTGCGTGATCGTCGCCAACGACGCGACGGTCAAGGGCGGCACCTACTACCCGATGACGGTGAAGAAGCACCTGCGGGCACAGGAGATCGCGCTGCAGAACCAGCTGCCCTGCGTCTACCTGGTCGACTCCGGCGGCGCGCACCTGCCGCACCAGGACGAGGTCTTCCCGGACCGCGAGCACTTCGGCCGGATCTTCTACAACCAGGCCACGATGAGCGCGGCGGGCATCCCGCAGATCGCCGCGGTGCTCGGCTCCTGCACCGCGGGCGGCGCGTACGTGCCCGCCATGAGCGACGAGGCGGTGATCGTCCGCAACCAGGGCACGATCTTCCTGGGCGGGCCGCCGCTGGTGAAGGCGGCCACCGGCGAGGTTGTCACGGCCGAGGAGCTGGGCGGCGGCGAGCTGCACAGCAGGGTCTCCGGCGTCACCGACCACCTGGCCGAGGACGACGAGGACGCGCTGCGCATCGTGCGCCGGATCGTCGGCACGCTCGGCCCGGCGGCCGAAGCACCGTGGCAGATCACGCGATCGGTGGCCCCGGCGGCGCCGGAGGACGAGCTCTACGACGTGGTTCCGGTGGAGCTGCGCACCCCCTACGACGTGCGCGAGGTGATCCACCGCCTGGTCGACGCCGAGCCGGAGGCGCCGGAGCGAAGCAGTTTCGGCGAGTTCAAGGCCGAGTACGGCAAGACCCTGGTCACCGGCTTCGCACGGCTGCACGGCCACCCGGTGGGAATCGTGGCGAACAACGGCGTGCTCTTCGGCGAGTCCGCCATGAAGGGCGCGCACTTCATCGAGCTCTGCGACAAGCGCAAGATCCCGCTGCTCTTCCTGCAGAACATCACCGGCTTCATGGTCGGCCGCGACTACGAGGCGGGCGGCATCGCCAAGCACGGCGCCAAGATGGTCACCGCGGTCGCCTGCGCGCGGGTCCCCAAGCTGACCGTGGTGATCGGCGGCTCCTACGGCGCGGGCAACTACTCCATGTGCGGGCGGGCGTACTCGCCGCGCTTCCTCTGGATGTGGCCGAACGCGCGGATCTCGGTGATGGGCGGCGAGCAGGCCGCCTCGGTGCTGGCCACGGTGCGCGGCGACCAGCTCGACGGCTCGGGCCTGCCCTGGTCCGAGGCGGACCGGGAGGCGTTCAAGGCGCCCATCCGGGAGCAGTACGAAACCCAGGGCAACCCCTACTACTCGACGGCCCGGCTCTGGGACGACGGGGTGATCGACCCGGCCGACACCCGCACGGTGCTCGGCCTGGCGCTCGCGGCCTGCGCGCAGGCACCCCTCGCCCCGGTCTCCTACGGCGTCTTCCGGATGTGA
- a CDS encoding acyl-CoA dehydrogenase family protein, with amino-acid sequence MTDFLATGSLPEDYRDLAMTVREFARAVVAPVSAEHDAARSFPYEVVAGMAEMGLFGLPFPEEYGGMGGDYFALCLALEELAKVDQSVAVTLEAGVSLGAMPIYRFGTEEQKQQWLPQLTSGRALAAFGLTEPGAGSDAGGTKTTATVDSGEWVINGSKQFITNSGTDITRLVTVTAVTGTTPATGSTGGKKEISTILVPADTPGFVAGPAYDKVGWNASDTHPLSFTDVRVPEENLLGERGRGYANFLRILDEGRIAIAALAVGAAQGCVDESVRYAGERDAFGKPIGRNQAIAFKIARMEARAHTARTAYYDAAALMLSGKPFKKQASIAKMVAGEAAMDNARDATQIFGGYGFMNEYTVARHYRDSKILEVGEGTTEVQLLLIARELGL; translated from the coding sequence ATGACCGACTTCCTCGCCACCGGCTCGCTACCGGAGGACTACCGCGACCTGGCCATGACCGTGCGCGAATTCGCCCGCGCCGTCGTCGCCCCGGTCTCCGCCGAGCACGACGCCGCGCGCAGCTTCCCGTACGAGGTGGTGGCGGGGATGGCCGAGATGGGGCTGTTCGGGCTGCCCTTCCCGGAGGAGTACGGCGGCATGGGCGGCGACTACTTCGCGCTCTGCCTGGCCCTGGAGGAGCTGGCCAAGGTCGACCAGAGCGTCGCCGTCACGCTGGAGGCCGGGGTCTCGCTCGGCGCCATGCCGATCTACCGGTTCGGCACCGAGGAGCAGAAGCAGCAGTGGCTGCCGCAGCTCACGAGCGGCCGCGCGCTCGCCGCCTTCGGGCTCACCGAGCCCGGCGCGGGCAGCGACGCGGGCGGGACGAAGACCACCGCCACCGTCGACTCCGGCGAGTGGGTGATCAACGGAAGCAAGCAGTTCATCACCAACTCCGGCACCGATATCACCCGGCTGGTCACCGTCACCGCCGTTACCGGCACAACACCAGCCACCGGGAGCACCGGCGGCAAGAAGGAGATCTCGACCATCCTGGTCCCGGCCGACACCCCCGGCTTCGTCGCCGGGCCCGCCTACGACAAGGTCGGCTGGAACGCATCGGACACGCACCCGCTGAGCTTCACCGACGTCCGCGTTCCCGAGGAGAACCTGCTCGGCGAACGCGGCCGCGGCTACGCCAACTTCCTGCGCATCCTGGACGAGGGGCGGATCGCCATCGCCGCGCTCGCCGTCGGCGCGGCCCAGGGCTGTGTGGACGAGAGCGTCCGGTACGCGGGCGAGCGGGATGCCTTCGGCAAGCCGATCGGGCGCAACCAGGCCATCGCCTTCAAGATCGCCAGGATGGAGGCGCGGGCGCACACCGCGCGCACCGCTTACTACGACGCCGCCGCGCTCATGCTCTCGGGCAAGCCGTTCAAGAAGCAGGCGTCGATCGCGAAGATGGTGGCGGGCGAGGCCGCCATGGACAATGCCAGGGACGCCACGCAGATCTTCGGCGGCTACGGTTTCATGAACGAATACACCGTCGCTCGGCACTACCGGGACAGCAAGATCCTGGAGGTCGGCGAGGGGACGACGGAGGTTCAGTTGCTGTTGATCGCCAGGGAGCTGGGGCTGTGA